Part of the Vulgatibacter sp. genome is shown below.
GCCAGCACGGGCGCGGCCCGGCGCCGGCGCAGCCACCACCGGAGCGGCGGGGCAGCCGCTTCGCCGCAGGGGATAGGCAGGCTGCCTGGGGCCCCCGCACCGGCGGCCCGCCAACGCCAGGCGGGGAGTCGCCCGAGGGCGGCAAGCGCAAGGGCAAGGGGCGCAAGCAGCGTCCCGGCCGCAAGGAGCGGCAGGCCCGCAGGCGGCGCTGACGGTTGAACGCGAGAGAGCCGATCCCCACCCGGGGATCGGCTCTCGCTTTTCCGGCTCGCGATTACCGCCGCTCGCTCGATCAGAACCTGCCGCGCAGCGCGTCCTCCACCTGCTTCTGCGCCTCGCGGCGGGCCTTCTCCTTGCCCCGCTCGACCTCCTTCTCCACCCGCCGCTCCACCTGGCCGGTGGGCAGCAGCGACCTCGCCACCGCCTCGCCGTCGAGGCCGGCCACCGCCGGATCCCGCAGGGTGCCGCCGAGCTGCAGCGGCACCGCCACCGGCGCCGAGGGCCGGAGCGAGCCGCCGGTGAGCTGCGCCACGAAGTCCGGCGAGAGCTGGGCGGTGCCGTCGAGGTCGAGGGCCCAGTCGAGGCCGATCCTGCCGTCGAGCTGCACCTTGCCGAAGCCCGTGTTCACGGTGATCGGCTGCTGCAGCACCATCCAGCCGTCGTCGACCTTCACCCGGGTGTGGAGATCGCGGAGGGTGGTGCCGACCACGTCGTCGACCGGGACCTGGCCCACGCGCTGCCCCAGATCCCGCAAGCCCTGCACGAGCGAGCTCGAGACCGCCTGCTCGAGGTCGATGGTGGCGAGCCTGCCGTCCTTCATCCCGAGCGCCGCAGCGCCGGTGAGCGCATCACGCAGCGCCTCCCAGTCGACGCCGGCGCCCACCAGGTTCACGTCGCTGTCGAGGGTGCCCGCCAGCGGCGCCGAGCCGGAGATCGCCTCCATCGCCTGCTGCAGCTGCACGCCGGCCATCTCGGCGTCGAGCTCCCAGGTCGGCACCACCGCCACGAGGTTGGCCGAGGTGCCGTCCGCCTTCACCGTGCCGCCGTAGAACTTCGCCTGCGCCTGCTCGAGCTTCAGCTCGCCACCCTGCAGCGTCGCCTCCGCCTGCACGTCGGTGGCGGTGAGCTTGCCGCTCACCAGCCGATCGATCTGCAGGGTGCCGCTCCCCTGCGCCTGCGCGAGGCCGCTGCGCACCGAGTCGGGCACGATCGGCCCCTGCTCGGGCGGCTGCTTCTCCGTCTCCGGCTTCTCGGGGAGCACGCCCATCAGCGTGTCGAGATCGAGGAGGGGGCCTGCCAGCGCGAACTCGAAGCGGGTCGGGCCGGTGCGCAGCGAGGCGGTGCCGCCGAGGTCGATCCCCGGCCCCTTCACCTCGATGTCGCGCAGGCCGAGCTGCAGCGCCTTCGTCTGCGGATCCACCGTGGCGGTGAAGCCGAAGCCGCCCTGCGCCGGCTCGCCGCGCAGCTGCAGCTCCCGCAGCTCGCCGGTGCCGGTGGCCACGTATTTCTCGCCCTCGGTGGCGACGTTGCCCTGCAGCTGCACGAGGCCGCCGGTGGTGACCTGGTCGAGGCCGGCGGGCAGCAGGTTCCGCAGCGCGCCCAGGGGCGCGTCGCGCACGCTCAAGGAACCGGTGACCACCGGCCAGGTGCCGGGACCGAGCGCGCCGAAGTCGGCGGGGAGCGGATCGACCTGGAGCTGCGCCCGCAGGTTGGGGGTCTCCGACTGCAGCGCCGCGCGCAGATCGAGCGCCATCGGCTCGCCGGGCCCCACGTTCTTCGCGGTCGCCTCGATCCCCTGCAGCTCCGCCACCGCGGTGCCGCCGGGGGCGCTGCGATCGATCACGCGCACGGTGCCGTCCTCGATCCGGATCCGGTCGATGACCACCTGCCGCCCGGCGCCCTGCTTCGGTTCCTCCAGCGCGCGCTGCTGCTCGAGGCGGTCGAGGATCTCCTGGAAGCCCCAGGTGCCGTCGGCGAGCTTCACCAGGTTGGTCTCCGCCCCCCGCAGCTCGATGCTCTCGAGGCGGATCTCCTTGCCGAGGGAGGTGATCAGGGTCCACACGTCGAGGCGGGCGCGGGCGCTCTCCGCTGCGACGAGGGGCTGCTCGCCCACGCCCTCGACCCGCAGCTCGTCGAGCCGCACCGTCGGGATCGGCAGGATGGAGACGTCGATCGGCCCCACCGTCACGTCCCTGCCGATCCGCTCGCTCACCTGTGGGAGCACCCGGTCGCGGACCCGGGACGCCACCGCCTCCGAGTCGACCAGCACCACCAGCGCCACCACGCCGACGACGAGGAGCGCCGCCACCGCTGCGAGGGCGATGAGCAGCGCCCGGAGCACGCCGCTGCCTTTGCGTGGAGCCTGCGTCGTCGTGTCGGCCATGGATCCTCCTTCCCCACAAGGTCGGAAGGGGAACGAGCCCGGGCAACCCTTCTGCGTGGCGGTGGGCCTGCCTCCTCGCCTGCCCTGCGGGAACACGAGGCGAAGAAAAAGCGGGCGGGCCATCGCCGGCCCGCCCGCTTCGCGCTCGCGCAGAAGGGCGCCTGCCTACGCCCGCAAATCGACCACGGTCACACCGTCGCCACCCTCGTGGCGATCGCCGCCGCGGAAGGTCGCCACGTAGGGCGAGGCTTCGAGCGCCTCGCGGATCGACTTCTTGAGCGCGCCGGTGCCGTGCCCGTGGACGATGAGGAGCTGGCCGGGCCCCTCGCTGTAGGCCCGGTCGAGGAAGAGCTCGATCTCGCGCACGGCGTCCTCGGCCCGGAGGCCACGCACGTCGCAGCGCGCCTCCGGCGCGGTGATCGCCGCAGCGGCCACCGCCTCGCCCGCCTGCACCGTGGGCTTCGCTCCCCCGCGGAAGCTCTTCCGGTTGCCGCCGGGCACGGCGACCTTCCCCGGCAGCGGGGTGAGCTCGTCCCGCTTCACGCGGGTCTTCAGGAGGCCCATCGCCACCAGCGCCTCGTCCTTGTAGAGCTCCACCACCTCCGCCTCGCGGCCGAGGGAGGCGACGTTCACGCGGGTGCCCGGGCGGATCTCCCGCGGCACCGGGCCGCCGCCCACCTCTCGCACCGCCTGGCCCCGGGCCTTCGCCTTCGCGCTCTCGCGCTGCAGCTCCTCGGCCCACTCCTGGAGCTTCTTCTGGCCGCGGACCGCGTCGCCGACGTTCTTCTGGGCGGTGAGCTTCGCGATCAGCTCGCCGACCTCCCGGCGTGCCTTCTCCACCTCCTCGCGCAGCTCCTCGCGGACCCGGGCCTCCGCCTCGCGGCGGGCGACCTCGGCCTCGACGCGGGCCGCTGCAGCAGCGGCCTTCGCCTGCTCGAGGTCGCTGCGCACCTGCGCCGCCGAGCGGCGCTCCAGCTCCGCTGCCCGGCGCTCCGCCTCGAGCTTCTCGAGGGCGGTGGAGAGGGCGCTGCCGCCGTGGAGGTTGTGCTTGGCCCGCTCGAGGACCTGGGCGGGCAGCCCCACCCGCGCCGCGATCTCCAGCGCGCTGGAGACACCTGCAGCGCCGAGCTCGAGGCGGAAGGTGGGCGCCAGGGTCTTCGGATCGAGACCCACGCGCGCGTTGGCGAAGCGCTCGTCGGCGAGCCCGATCGCCTTGAGCTCCTCGAGGTGGGTGGTGACGAGGACCTGCGCCAGTTTGCCCACCAGCTCGTGGAGCACCGCGCCTGCGAGCGCGGCGCCCTCGCGGGGATCGGTATCCGCCGCGATCTCGTCGACGAGGACGAGGCTCCCTTCCCGGGCGCTCTCGAGGATCCCGCGCAGGGTGGTGAGGTGCGCGGAGAAGGTGGAGAGATCCTTCGCCAGATCCTGGTCGTCGCCGATCGCCGAGTGGATCGACGAGTAGAGCGGCACCGTGCTCCCCGCCTCGGCGGGGACGGGCATGCCGGCGCGGACCAGCAGGGCGCAGAGCCCCACCGTGGTCAGGGTCACCGTCTTGCCGCCGGCGTTGGGGCCGGAGATGACGAGGGCCTTCTGCCCGGGGGAGAGGGAGACGTCGTTGGCGACGACGCGCTTGCCCTGGAGCACGAGCAGCGGGTGGCGGGCCGCCTTGAACGAGAAGGACGCGCGCCCCTCGCCGAGCAGGGGGCGGTTCGCCTCGAGATCGTAGGCGAGCTTCGCCTGCGCCTCGACCAGATCGAGTTGCCCGAGGATCTCGAGGGCCTGGAACAATTCGCCGGCGCGATCGCCCACGTCGGCGGAGAGCTCCTGCAGCACGCGGCGCTCCTCCTCCGCTGCCATCGACTCGGCGATGGAGAGCTCGTTGCCGAGGCCGACGATCTGCTGGGGTTCGATGAAGAGCGTCTGCCCCGAGTTGGAGGCGTTGTGGACGATGCCCGGCACCTTCGACTGGTACGAGGCGTTGATCGGCACCACGTAGCGGTCGTTGCGGATCGAGACGTATTCGTCGCGCATCCACTCCTTGAACTCGCGCTCGCCCATGATCTCTTCGAGGCGGCCCTTGATCTGGTGGTGGAGCGAACGCGCCTTGTCACGCAGCGAGGCGAGCATCCCCGACGCGCTGTCCTTGAGGCGGCCCGACTGCTCGAAGGCGGTCTCGATCCGCGAGGCGAGCGGCGTCGCCTCGGGGAGCTCGTGTCCCATCGCCGCCAGGAGCGGCGCCTCGGCGCGGTGCGCGTGGAGGAAGGAGCGGACCCGCGCCGCGGCGCGGATGAGCCGCGCCACCGCCACCAGCTGCGTCGCCTCGAGGATCGCGCTCTTCTGCGCGTACGAGAGGGCGTCGCGGACGTCCGCTGCGCCGGAGACCGGAAGGGAGAGCTCCTTGCGCAGGAGCTCCCGCGCCTCGTCGATGCGCGAGAGCGAGAGCTCGATCTCGTCCTTGCGATCGAGGAAGGGCAGGGTGAGGGCCCGCTCGTGTCCCCGCACGGTGGAGGTGCGGGCGGCGAGGGCCTCGGTGATCTGCGACCAGCCGAGGTCGCGCAAGGTGCTGGCAGGAACGATCGCGTGGGCCATGGACTCGGTAAGCCTCCGTGGGTTCGGCCTCTGTACAGAACAGCCGGTGCCTTGTCCAAGAGTCCCGAGCAATGCTACCCAACGAGACGTGAACCTTCGTCGCACCGTCGTCTCGATCCTCGCCGCAACGCTCCTCCCCTCCACCGCGCTCGCGCAGGCTCCGGGCCGCGACGCCTTCGCCCGGGGCCAGGCCTCCCTCGAGGCTGGCGACGCCGCCGCTGCCCGGGCTGCCTTCGAGGAGGCAGCGGCAGCCTCCCGCGGCTGGCTCCTGCCCCGGCTCGAGCTGGCGGAGCTCGCCGTGCAGCGGCGGGAGCGGCTCGCGGAGGAGCGGGCCGCGCTCCTCGAAGCGGCTGGCGCCGATTCGGACGTGCCCCGGGTCCACCGCCTCCTCGCCGAGCTCGCCGAGCTGCAGGGGGACGATGCCGCCGCCGCCGAATCCTGGGGCGCGGCGATCGAGCGCATGCCCTACGACCACGATCTGAAGCAGCGGCGCGCCGCCGTGCTCTTCCGGCTCGGGCGCTTCGGCGAAGCCGCGACGGATTGGGAGCGGGTGGTGCGGGCGCGCCCCGACGAGCCGCACCTGCGGGCCCAGCTCGCCGACGCCCTCGAGCAGGTGGGGCGCCACGAGGACGCGCGCACCCACCTCGACGCTGCGATCCGCCTCCTGCCCGGCAGGGAGGCGCCGGTGCGCAGGCTCGCCCGCTTCCTCGAGCGGCGGGGCGAGAAGCGGGAGGCCGCGGCGCTCCACGCGCAGGCCGACAGGCTCCGCGCCCGCCCGCAGCAGCAGCAGCGCAACCTGCGGCCGCTCCTGCCCTCGAAGCGTTAACGCGGCAGCACGAGGTAGAACATCGCGCCGACGTTGCCGCGGGGCACGCAGCCGACCCTGCCGCCGTGGGCGCGGACCACCTCCTGCGCCAGCGCCACCGAGATGCCCGCGGTGAGCTTGCGGGTGGTGATCGTCTGGTGGTCCCGGTCGAAGGCCAGCGCCGCCTCCTGCACGCTGGGCCTGTCGCCGTCGTCCTCCACCGCGATGAAGATCTCGGAGCTCCGGGCCTCCGCGATCAGGCGGACCTCGGCGTCGGTGGGCGTGCGCCGCACCGCTGCCTCGAGGAGCGCCCGCACCGCGCGCCGCATCTTGTCCTCGTCCACCGAGAGGATCGGCAGGCCGTCCTGCGCCGACCAGGCGAGCCGCACGCCCTTGTCCGTGGCGGCGGTGCGCACCTCCTCGAAGGCGAGGCGGAGCACCTCCTCGAGCGGCACGTTGGTCCGCTCCAGGGTGAGCTGCTTCTCGTCGGCGCGGCGGAGGTCGATGATGTCGTCCACCAGCCGCAGGCCGCGGTCGGCGTTCTTGGCGATCACCTGCGCCGCCCGCTTGATCCGCGGATCGAGGGGCGGTCCCTTGCCGCCCAGGATCATCCCGGCGTAGGAGCGGATGTTCGCCAGCGGCGAGCGCATGTCGTGGCTGGCGATCCCGAGGATCTCCTGCCGCCTGCGCACCCCTTCGCCGTCCTCCTCGTGGGCGACGAGCCAGAGGTGCAGCCCCTCGGGGATCTCCCGCCGCTCCAGGCGCAGGGCGCCGTCCTCCATGATTGCGATCCGCGCGCCGCCCGCCTCCGCCTGTTCCCGCAGGTCGGCGAGGCTCTTCGGCTCCGCCGCCCTGGCGGCGATGCGCGCGAGCAGATCGTCCTCGTTGCGGGCGAGGGCCGCGTCGCCGAGCAGGGCCTGCGCCGCCGGCGTCACGCCGAGCAGCTCGCCGGCCTGGTCGGAGAGCACGGCAGCGATGCCAGCGGCTTCGAGCGCCGCCCGCACCAGCTCCCGGGTCTCGTCCTCGCCCCGTTCTTCCCGTTCGCGTTCGGCCAAACCGCCCTCCGTCGGCTTTGCGCACCCCTTACCCCAAGGGTGATTCCCGGCGGGCCGGGAGAGAACCCCCGGCTGGGCCCGGCCCGGCGGGCAGGGCAGGACTTGCCCGTTTGCTGGTGATCCGGGCGGGCTTCCGGTGACAATGGGGCCCACACCCCCACGAACCGGAGGAAACGCCCATGCGCAGGACCCTCGTATGTGCCCTCGTCGTTGCCGTCGCCCTGGCAGCGTCAGGATGTGGCAGCGCCAATACCTGTGAGGGAACCTGCGGCGGTGGCGGAGGGCAGGGGGGCGAGCCGGGCATCGTTGCCGGGGGCGCTGCGATCCCCGACCCCTCGGGCGCCGCGGACTACGTCCTCTTCTTCGGCGACGTGGCCACCGGCGAGCGCGCCGTCGCCACCTTTCCGCTGGAGAACGTCGGAGCGACCAACCGCCTGATCCACGTCGGCGAGATCGCCTCGCCCTTCGGCCTCTCCGGCGGGCCGACGATGCTCCCGTCCGGCGGAACCGGCGCCCTCGAGTTCACCTACGCGCCCGGCATCGCCGCCCGGCACGAGGCGACGGTGGCGATCGACGACGGCGATCGGAGCTTCTCGGTGCGCCTGACCGGGCGCTCGGAGCCGGGGGCCCTAGACTGTCCCGAGCGGATCAGCTTCGATGCGGACGTCGGTGTCGAGGCGACGACGACCGTCACCTGCACCAACGTGCGCGCGGTGCCCTTCGGCCTGCGGGCCGCGGTCGACGCGCCCTTCGCCGTGACGCCCGAGCAGGCGGCGGTGGAGCCGACGAAGACGGTCGATCTGGAGCTGGCCTGGACGCCGGACGCCGCAGGGAGCAGCACCGGCACGCTGCGCCTCGAGGACACCACCGGCAGGGAGCTGGCTGTGGTGGAGATCGCCGGCACGGCCTACGCGGGCCCGCGCTTCTCCTGCGACGCCGGCCCCTTCGACTTCGGCTTCCAGGCCATCGGGATGCAGCCCGAGCGCCTCACCATCCATTGCACCAACACGGGCGATCGCGCGGCGGCTTCGATCGCCACCACCTCCGACGATCCGGCGTTCGTCGCCACCGGCCCTGCGGGCGCCGTGGACGCCGGCGCCTCCTTCCCGGTCGAGGTGGCCTTCGCTCCGTCGGCGGAGGGGAGCCGCAGCGGCACGGTGGCGATCGAGTCGACGCCGCCCGGGGGGAGCGCGGAGGTGCCGGTGGTGGGATTCGGCAGGCAGCTGGCCCCCTGCGCGATGGCACTTTCGCCGACCGCGCTCCGCTTTCCGCGCGTGGCGCCGGGCCAGATCGTCGCCCTCGACCTCGAGCTGATCAACGACGCCCCCCACGCCTGCGCCGTCCGCGGCCTCCAGCTGGTGGACGGGAGCGGCGCCTTCTCGATGCCGGAGGACGTGCCCGCCAACTTCGACCTCGACGCGGGCAGGCGGGTGCGCTTCCCCGTCACCTTCTCGCCGACGGCAGAGGGTGAGTTCGCCGCCGCGGTGGAGATGCGGGTCTCCGATCCCGCGCAGGAGCAGCGCTCCCTGCCCATCGCCGCGGTCGCCGGCGATACCTGCCTGCAGTTCGAGCCGGCGGTCGTCGACTTCGGGATGGTGCGGCAGGGCTGCAGCGCCAGCCGGTCGGTCGCGATCCAGAACACCTGCACCTGGCCGGTGCGGATCCTCGGCGTGGATCCACTCCACGCGTCGGAACCGCAGAGCCCGGGCGCCGGCTTCTCGTTCGATCCCGCCGTGGTCCTCCCCGCCACCCTGGCAGCTGCAGGGACCCGAAACTTCGAGCTGGGCTACGCCAACCGGATCCACGGCGCGGAGAACGGCGGCCTCGTCCTCGACGTGGGGCAGGAGGGGGAGCTCTTCCTGCCGATGCGCGGCGCCGGCGACCCCGACTTCGAGCGCACCGACAACTTCACCGCGGGCGCGCGCAAGCTCGACGTGCTCTTCGTCGTCGACAACACCGCCGACGCCGCCACCGTGCAGCAGGCCCTCGTCTCCCACGTGCAGGCCTTCCTCTCCCGTGCGCAGGCCGACGGCGTCGACTGGCAGCTCGGCATCACCACCGCCGGCTTCGGCACCGGCGGGCCGGGCTGCAGCGGCACCGTGAACGGCGCGGAAGGGGGCCGACTCTTCCCGGTAAACCGCAGCTCGGATCGGATCCTCACCCCGCGGGTGACCGGCTACGACGCCCTCTTCGATTCCTACCTGCAGGCCGGCACCTGCCAGAGCACCGCGAGGGCCTTCGACGCTGCGGTGCGGGCGCTCTCGCCCGGCGTGATCGACGTGCTGGACGTGGTCGCCACCCCCGAGCCCCTCGACGGCAACCTGGGCTTCCTCCGGGCCGACGCCCACCTCGCGGTGATCTTCGTGATGGCGGCGGACGACGAGAGCGGCACCGGGATCGCCGCCACCTACAACTTCCTCGCCGGCGTGAAGGGCGTGGACCACCCCGAGCTCCTCTCGGTCCACGTGCTCGCGCCCGGCACCTCGTGTGGCGGGTTCGATCCTGCAGGCACCCGCCTCGAGGGGCTGGTGGCGGTGACCGACGGCGCCGTGGTCGACGCCTGCGCCGCCGACGTGCCCATGGCGCAGCAACTCGGCGCCGCTGCCGCCTCCTGGCCCACGGCCTTCCTCCTCGAGGCGCTCCCCGAGGACAAGAATGCCGACGGCGTGATCGACGACCGCGGCACCTCGCCCGATCTGGTCGTGCTCGTGGACGGGGAGCCGGTGCCGAGCCGGAACCTCGCCGGCGACGTGGTCTGGGATTTCAACTCGGCCCTGGGCAGCGTGCGCTTCCGCGTGCCGCTCGCAGCGGGCCAGCAGGTCGAGGTCCGCTACGCCGAGGATTGCCGCTGATGCCTGCAACGATCTCCACCGGAGCCATGCGCATCTACCGCACCGACTTCGTCCCCACGCGTCTGGCGGCCCTTCTCCTCCTCGGCCTGCTCACCGCCTGCTCCGACCCTGCGGCCGAGGAGCCGGCGGCAGGCTGCGCCGCCCACACCGCGTGCGACTCGGGGCTCTGCGACACCGGCACCGGGCGCTGCCTGCCTGCCTCGACCGCCCTGGTGCCGATCGCGACCCCGGGCGAGGAGACCGATCTCCTCCTCGATTTCGGGGCGGTGCGGGTCGGTGCGGAGGCCAGGCTGCAGCTGGCCTTCCGGAACGACGCGCCGGTGGCCCTGGAGGCGACGCTCGCCGGGCTGGAGGGCCCCTTCTCCGCAGCCGTGACCTCGATCGTGGTGGAGCCCGGGCAGGAGGGCGTGCTCGAGCTCACCTACGAACCCGCTGCAGCCGGGCGGGACGAGACGATCGTCACCGTCGCCTCACACCGCACCAACTGGGCGCTGGAGTTGAAGGGCAGGGGGGCGGCCCCGTCCCTCGACTGCCCCGAAGCCCTCGACTTCGGCTTCGCCATCGGCCCCGACACCCGCAGCCGGACGCTCCGCTGCGCCAACGACAGCGGCCTTCCCCTGGTGCTGGAGGCCGCGGTGACGGGCGGCGGCTTCGCCCTCACGGGCGCCGAGACCCGCGAGGTCGAGGCGAACGAGCTCTTCGATCTCGAGATGACCTTCACGCCGGTGGCCTTCGGACCGCAGGCGGGCGAAATCGTCCTCCGCGAGGCGGGCGGGGCGGTCCTCCGGGCGATTCCGCTCACCGCCAACACGCGGGAGTCGGCGCTGCTCGTGGTGGACGAGGGCTGCGTGGCGTTCACGAGGACGCCGCTCGGCGCCTCGACCGAGGCAGGGATCCGGCTGCGCAACCTCGCCACCGAACCGCTCACCGTCCGTGCCGAGGTCCAGGGGAGCCCGGTCTTCTCCGTGCCCGAGGAGATCACCCTCGGTGTCGGGGGGACGCCGGAGAGCGAGGCGGTCCTGCCCATCCACTTCGCTCCCACCACCAGGCAGGACCACGAGGCCGTGCTGGTGCTGGACGCCGACGGCGTCGAGCAGCAGCTCTGTCTCAACGGCCCCGCCGGCGGGCCCCGGATCGTCTGCACGCCCTCGCCGCTCGAGCTCGGGATCCACGCCCTCGGCCTCCCGGGCAGCAGCGAGCTCACCTGCACCAACGCCGCCGCCGCCGGGGCGTCCGAGGACGTGCTCTACGTCGAGTCGGTCACCACCAGCGGTCCCACCCTCGCCGCGACGATCGTCGGCGGCGCCAGCCCCACGGGTT
Proteins encoded:
- a CDS encoding AsmA family protein, with amino-acid sequence MADTTTQAPRKGSGVLRALLIALAAVAALLVVGVVALVVLVDSEAVASRVRDRVLPQVSERIGRDVTVGPIDVSILPIPTVRLDELRVEGVGEQPLVAAESARARLDVWTLITSLGKEIRLESIELRGAETNLVKLADGTWGFQEILDRLEQQRALEEPKQGAGRQVVIDRIRIEDGTVRVIDRSAPGGTAVAELQGIEATAKNVGPGEPMALDLRAALQSETPNLRAQLQVDPLPADFGALGPGTWPVVTGSLSVRDAPLGALRNLLPAGLDQVTTGGLVQLQGNVATEGEKYVATGTGELRELQLRGEPAQGGFGFTATVDPQTKALQLGLRDIEVKGPGIDLGGTASLRTGPTRFEFALAGPLLDLDTLMGVLPEKPETEKQPPEQGPIVPDSVRSGLAQAQGSGTLQIDRLVSGKLTATDVQAEATLQGGELKLEQAQAKFYGGTVKADGTSANLVAVVPTWELDAEMAGVQLQQAMEAISGSAPLAGTLDSDVNLVGAGVDWEALRDALTGAAALGMKDGRLATIDLEQAVSSSLVQGLRDLGQRVGQVPVDDVVGTTLRDLHTRVKVDDGWMVLQQPITVNTGFGKVQLDGRIGLDWALDLDGTAQLSPDFVAQLTGGSLRPSAPVAVPLQLGGTLRDPAVAGLDGEAVARSLLPTGQVERRVEKEVERGKEKARREAQKQVEDALRGRF
- a CDS encoding endonuclease MutS2, producing the protein MAHAIVPASTLRDLGWSQITEALAARTSTVRGHERALTLPFLDRKDEIELSLSRIDEARELLRKELSLPVSGAADVRDALSYAQKSAILEATQLVAVARLIRAAARVRSFLHAHRAEAPLLAAMGHELPEATPLASRIETAFEQSGRLKDSASGMLASLRDKARSLHHQIKGRLEEIMGEREFKEWMRDEYVSIRNDRYVVPINASYQSKVPGIVHNASNSGQTLFIEPQQIVGLGNELSIAESMAAEEERRVLQELSADVGDRAGELFQALEILGQLDLVEAQAKLAYDLEANRPLLGEGRASFSFKAARHPLLVLQGKRVVANDVSLSPGQKALVISGPNAGGKTVTLTTVGLCALLVRAGMPVPAEAGSTVPLYSSIHSAIGDDQDLAKDLSTFSAHLTTLRGILESAREGSLVLVDEIAADTDPREGAALAGAVLHELVGKLAQVLVTTHLEELKAIGLADERFANARVGLDPKTLAPTFRLELGAAGVSSALEIAARVGLPAQVLERAKHNLHGGSALSTALEKLEAERRAAELERRSAAQVRSDLEQAKAAAAAARVEAEVARREAEARVREELREEVEKARREVGELIAKLTAQKNVGDAVRGQKKLQEWAEELQRESAKAKARGQAVREVGGGPVPREIRPGTRVNVASLGREAEVVELYKDEALVAMGLLKTRVKRDELTPLPGKVAVPGGNRKSFRGGAKPTVQAGEAVAAAAITAPEARCDVRGLRAEDAVREIELFLDRAYSEGPGQLLIVHGHGTGALKKSIREALEASPYVATFRGGDRHEGGDGVTVVDLRA
- a CDS encoding tetratricopeptide repeat protein; the protein is MNLRRTVVSILAATLLPSTALAQAPGRDAFARGQASLEAGDAAAARAAFEEAAAASRGWLLPRLELAELAVQRRERLAEERAALLEAAGADSDVPRVHRLLAELAELQGDDAAAAESWGAAIERMPYDHDLKQRRAAVLFRLGRFGEAATDWERVVRARPDEPHLRAQLADALEQVGRHEDARTHLDAAIRLLPGREAPVRRLARFLERRGEKREAAALHAQADRLRARPQQQQRNLRPLLPSKR
- a CDS encoding sensor histidine kinase, producing the protein MAEREREERGEDETRELVRAALEAAGIAAVLSDQAGELLGVTPAAQALLGDAALARNEDDLLARIAARAAEPKSLADLREQAEAGGARIAIMEDGALRLERREIPEGLHLWLVAHEEDGEGVRRRQEILGIASHDMRSPLANIRSYAGMILGGKGPPLDPRIKRAAQVIAKNADRGLRLVDDIIDLRRADEKQLTLERTNVPLEEVLRLAFEEVRTAATDKGVRLAWSAQDGLPILSVDEDKMRRAVRALLEAAVRRTPTDAEVRLIAEARSSEIFIAVEDDGDRPSVQEAALAFDRDHQTITTRKLTAGISVALAQEVVRAHGGRVGCVPRGNVGAMFYLVLPR
- a CDS encoding choice-of-anchor D domain-containing protein; the protein is MRRTLVCALVVAVALAASGCGSANTCEGTCGGGGGQGGEPGIVAGGAAIPDPSGAADYVLFFGDVATGERAVATFPLENVGATNRLIHVGEIASPFGLSGGPTMLPSGGTGALEFTYAPGIAARHEATVAIDDGDRSFSVRLTGRSEPGALDCPERISFDADVGVEATTTVTCTNVRAVPFGLRAAVDAPFAVTPEQAAVEPTKTVDLELAWTPDAAGSSTGTLRLEDTTGRELAVVEIAGTAYAGPRFSCDAGPFDFGFQAIGMQPERLTIHCTNTGDRAAASIATTSDDPAFVATGPAGAVDAGASFPVEVAFAPSAEGSRSGTVAIESTPPGGSAEVPVVGFGRQLAPCAMALSPTALRFPRVAPGQIVALDLELINDAPHACAVRGLQLVDGSGAFSMPEDVPANFDLDAGRRVRFPVTFSPTAEGEFAAAVEMRVSDPAQEQRSLPIAAVAGDTCLQFEPAVVDFGMVRQGCSASRSVAIQNTCTWPVRILGVDPLHASEPQSPGAGFSFDPAVVLPATLAAAGTRNFELGYANRIHGAENGGLVLDVGQEGELFLPMRGAGDPDFERTDNFTAGARKLDVLFVVDNTADAATVQQALVSHVQAFLSRAQADGVDWQLGITTAGFGTGGPGCSGTVNGAEGGRLFPVNRSSDRILTPRVTGYDALFDSYLQAGTCQSTARAFDAAVRALSPGVIDVLDVVATPEPLDGNLGFLRADAHLAVIFVMAADDESGTGIAATYNFLAGVKGVDHPELLSVHVLAPGTSCGGFDPAGTRLEGLVAVTDGAVVDACAADVPMAQQLGAAAASWPTAFLLEALPEDKNADGVIDDRGTSPDLVVLVDGEPVPSRNLAGDVVWDFNSALGSVRFRVPLAAGQQVEVRYAEDCR